One stretch of Alcaligenes faecalis DNA includes these proteins:
- a CDS encoding winged helix-turn-helix domain-containing protein translates to MTVEQIFLLYDDKASLQQIALESEQWGVRVQTVETMEQCLSQAHAAGAEMVFALVCQADNVFLHINRLRMDFPAAGVIVVRRDKMAGLERGHLLLAGADACFDQDALPVEVVACVQALRRRGYALQQSLRGSFAEPVKTGTTVRKPEQEPESLLWDLMENGWTMITPRGHSVMLTRGERRIVQVLFSVSPQTVERDRLFPLEEGREATARSVDVLISRLKRKLTAMGEELPIRSVRGEGYAFVGKVPAACQELARVSLSNDEVYE, encoded by the coding sequence ATGACGGTAGAACAGATTTTTCTGTTGTATGACGACAAGGCTAGTTTGCAGCAGATCGCTTTGGAGTCGGAGCAGTGGGGGGTAAGGGTCCAGACGGTAGAGACGATGGAGCAGTGCTTGTCGCAAGCACATGCTGCCGGGGCGGAGATGGTGTTCGCTTTAGTGTGTCAGGCAGACAACGTTTTTTTACACATCAACCGTTTACGTATGGATTTTCCTGCCGCCGGCGTCATCGTTGTGCGGCGCGACAAAATGGCCGGCCTGGAGCGCGGGCATTTGCTGCTTGCCGGGGCTGATGCCTGCTTTGATCAAGATGCCTTGCCGGTGGAAGTGGTGGCCTGCGTGCAGGCCTTGCGTCGGCGTGGTTATGCCTTGCAGCAAAGCTTGCGAGGCTCTTTTGCGGAGCCTGTCAAAACAGGCACGACCGTTCGCAAGCCTGAGCAGGAACCAGAGTCCCTGCTTTGGGATTTGATGGAGAACGGCTGGACCATGATCACGCCCAGAGGTCACTCGGTCATGTTGACCCGTGGCGAGCGGCGTATTGTCCAGGTTCTCTTCTCAGTCAGCCCCCAAACTGTAGAACGCGATCGTCTTTTTCCGCTGGAGGAAGGGCGGGAGGCCACTGCCCGTTCTGTGGACGTTTTGATCAGTCGCCTGAAACGCAAATTAACGGCTATGGGCGAGGAACTGCCCATCCGTTCAGTACGCGGGGAAGGCTACGCTTTTGTGGGCAAAGTGCCCGCTGCGTGTCAGGAGCTGGCACGCGTGAGCCTGAGCAATGACGAGGTCTATGAATGA
- a CDS encoding SecDF P1 head subdomain-containing protein has protein sequence MATKRSQTGQAVLGTAIGMMLFLLAGCQTTTAGGGADLSPPALASNYEQEGDDGTRSFLASQTQRSVQFPQVDFYVGMGEAIPGLVQVQGPQGPLWLYPQVVVQRSDLTRVASLRTDQGQHLVRFQLNSLGARKLAEASSGNVGALLVLVMEDQVAQVARIGEPLKQGAIYLSMPDDAAAQRLLRQVQG, from the coding sequence ATGGCGACAAAGCGTAGTCAAACAGGGCAAGCAGTACTGGGCACGGCTATTGGCATGATGCTGTTTTTACTGGCCGGGTGCCAGACCACGACAGCAGGGGGAGGAGCGGATTTGAGCCCGCCTGCACTGGCCAGCAATTATGAGCAGGAAGGTGATGATGGCACGCGCAGTTTTCTGGCATCCCAGACACAGCGCTCGGTGCAGTTTCCTCAAGTGGATTTCTATGTGGGGATGGGAGAGGCCATCCCCGGTTTGGTACAGGTGCAGGGGCCGCAAGGACCCTTGTGGTTGTATCCGCAAGTTGTTGTGCAGCGCAGCGATTTGACGCGTGTGGCGTCCTTGCGTACCGATCAGGGACAACACCTTGTTCGATTCCAACTGAATTCTTTGGGTGCGCGTAAGTTGGCCGAGGCCAGCTCTGGTAATGTGGGAGCCTTGCTGGTTTTGGTCATGGAAGATCAAGTGGCACAGGTCGCCCGAATTGGCGAGCCCTTGAAGCAGGGAGCTATTTATCTGTCCATGCCTGACGACGCAGCAGCACAGCGTTTGTTAAGGCAGGTCCAAGGGTAA
- a CDS encoding putative transporter small subunit, whose product MLMTIYFLVWPVMSAIILILLVGNLIRDWRRARKTGESMI is encoded by the coding sequence ATGCTTATGACGATTTACTTTCTGGTCTGGCCGGTGATGTCGGCCATCATTCTGATCTTGCTGGTTGGCAATCTGATTCGTGATTGGCGCAGAGCCCGCAAGACAGGTGAGTCCATGATCTAA
- a CDS encoding ESPR-type extended signal peptide-containing protein, whose amino-acid sequence MNRIYKSVWNEQTATFVAVAENTKTRGKRSSSGASASQAVLEWVQGLRLRTVALALLSAGVLTQPAMAQITDGWELAVDGATPFHVIPGGAFSLTSGSNIALTQTGGAVSVALNSDLNVDSVTASGLVKGGSGEFTGVLTAGSATVQGNLQANAATITNQLTAGSVSAGAGTFTGTLTAPSAVIDGNLAAKSATVVGAVNAGGVNTVSLTATGNTSLRAVNVNNNKISGLADAVVNASSTEAVSGKVLYGALNSGDGVKYFHTKSTKADSVASGADSTAIGPQAKSTGEAALAAGLESEAAGKEAIALGARSGTGNTVENGIAIGSDAGAASKGSDLIAMGNSAGQRLEGKNNVAIGNSAGSAVDPLEVDDTIAIGNKALAKASGAIALGTGADVGLLADKSVAIGQGTTVWQDATSSTVVGAGATVMAVSGTALGAGAHSSGGSSTAVGSGASATGSLSFAGGAGAQAHGIKSVAIGTGALSNTESGVSIGEGAGVNAGTPVIGNRFGQVAVGGEAGRGVLGGYNVALGYKSGGDITGDDTVSIGREAGSRVVGDRTVSIGYGANNLPGETGAGTPVAPPVKASNAVAVGDRSRSGADGSVAMGSMATVVDYDIGGIAIGNKALVYAGTSTKAAAGGIALGDQARVTHANSVAIGANAHSVETTGLGYGAPTGAYLASSSVSFGTTDAQRRLSNVAAGRLDTDAVNVSQLKVLHTDLESIVGGNLKWDSDGVITGPSFVIKDENGNDHTYTSIGSAFEAMRTGVAGMIGGLSAVTYSNADRTLIDLDSSTGGPVRITNLAAGVDVDDAVTKGQLDGLESTLIANRQRYVSVNSTQNPNVNNNGATGNDAIAIGAVARASGVGGTAIGLNSSAGGLQQADYTTSLGSHTEASARGATVVGSGSSAESESSMALGHEARVADTANFSTAIGYKAEVMGDGQNQTRGAIAFGERARVTQEGGLAFGRNAYDEAVDGIAIGTSSSVDRGASQGVAMGSGSKASGSQSVALGSQAFVAGSNSLALGQGSKTRASNSVGAGSGVEADGFRSVAVGDKAKAGWIEEKTGPNGLIEHIMHGEGAMSVGAGSNAKENGGLALGFKAVSEGVDASALGTNAQALAAGSQAWGKDARASAEKSMAFGQGAIANENAVQGLALGAGATVSASGAVALGSGAVTNAAYTSSTARYTGAVTQEARQGVVSIGNGSEKRRITNLAGGQDLTDAVNVAQLIKLDEDLTALGTNYSGNNFSSGNSNTTIHKNLGQRLEILGGATTAGNYSGANLRTQVLNGQLQVQIAETPFFKGADMGSQKITNVAKGTTGTDAVNLSQLTEAEGGLTAKGMGFAAQSGTAVHRDLGQTLTIKGSNANLTTSTVGGDTVQVALNDDLTLTSVTTGDTEMTTAGVKVKGATGKPDVILGNTGLTIGQVNLTNAGLTAFNVVINDQGINAGNQKITGVAKGVAPTDAVNVSQLEGRDDGLTAKGMNFAGSTGTAVHRDLGETLKIVGSNSNLSTSGNGTDTLSIALNDDLDLKSVTVKGTGGAPDVVMNNLGFAIGTNIALSNAGLRAGNVVVSATNNDITGLSNRTLTGANFAKSGRAATEEQLDLVRGETQNLVDRAVKYDLNPDQSVNYGKVTMAGTESTDGGRTGGTGITNVARGDISATSTDAVNGSQIHDMGESIASGMGGGSKFENGKLVTELNVGDKTYNNVNDALGGLNTKVENVTELASAGWNIQTNGDTASKVAPKSTVQFLNGDNIEISRSGTDVTVALAQDIKVNSVVAKSVTTNEVKIVDGPTMNQQGIDMHDKTISNLADGQAPQDAVNVRQLSQATSNITNQFNHLDRRIDKVENRASAGVAAAMATAGLPQAYVPGKSMFAVAGGVWRGESGYAMGLSTVTDSGSWVLKGNVAGSSRGDYGGSVGVGYQW is encoded by the coding sequence ATGAACAGAATCTATAAGTCGGTTTGGAACGAGCAAACGGCAACATTTGTCGCTGTTGCAGAAAACACCAAGACGCGCGGCAAGCGTAGCTCTAGCGGTGCCAGTGCCAGCCAGGCTGTGCTGGAGTGGGTGCAGGGATTGCGTTTGCGGACCGTGGCATTAGCCTTGCTTAGTGCAGGGGTATTGACACAACCTGCCATGGCACAAATTACCGATGGTTGGGAGCTGGCTGTAGACGGCGCGACCCCTTTCCATGTGATTCCTGGTGGCGCCTTTTCTTTGACTTCAGGCAGCAACATCGCTCTGACCCAAACGGGCGGGGCGGTTTCGGTGGCTTTGAATTCTGATCTCAACGTGGACTCCGTGACGGCCTCGGGCCTGGTCAAGGGAGGTAGTGGTGAATTTACCGGCGTGCTGACAGCCGGTTCGGCCACGGTACAAGGTAATTTGCAGGCGAATGCGGCCACGATTACCAATCAATTGACGGCAGGCAGTGTGTCCGCCGGAGCAGGTACGTTTACGGGTACCTTGACGGCACCCAGTGCTGTCATTGATGGAAACCTGGCGGCGAAATCGGCCACGGTAGTGGGTGCTGTCAACGCGGGGGGCGTCAATACCGTCAGCCTGACGGCGACCGGCAATACGAGCCTGCGTGCCGTGAATGTGAATAACAACAAGATCTCGGGCCTGGCTGACGCCGTAGTGAACGCTTCCAGTACCGAGGCTGTGTCGGGCAAAGTCTTGTACGGGGCCTTGAACTCGGGTGATGGTGTCAAATATTTCCACACTAAATCCACCAAGGCGGATTCGGTAGCCAGTGGAGCAGATTCCACCGCGATTGGGCCACAGGCGAAGTCAACGGGTGAGGCTGCTCTGGCAGCAGGCCTGGAGTCGGAGGCCGCCGGTAAAGAAGCGATTGCTTTGGGTGCACGCTCGGGCACGGGTAATACCGTGGAAAACGGCATTGCGATTGGTAGCGATGCGGGTGCCGCCAGCAAGGGCAGTGATTTGATTGCCATGGGTAATAGCGCTGGCCAGCGTCTGGAAGGCAAGAATAACGTGGCCATTGGCAATAGCGCAGGCAGTGCGGTGGACCCCCTGGAAGTCGATGACACGATTGCGATCGGCAATAAGGCTCTTGCCAAGGCAAGCGGGGCGATTGCCCTGGGAACCGGTGCGGATGTGGGCTTGCTGGCAGATAAGTCAGTGGCTATCGGTCAGGGAACAACCGTCTGGCAGGATGCGACATCCTCGACCGTGGTGGGCGCGGGTGCAACCGTCATGGCGGTGTCAGGAACGGCGCTGGGTGCAGGTGCACATAGCTCTGGGGGCAGTTCCACGGCGGTCGGTAGCGGTGCATCCGCCACGGGCAGCCTCTCTTTTGCGGGCGGTGCCGGTGCTCAGGCCCATGGCATCAAGTCCGTCGCGATTGGTACGGGCGCCTTGAGCAATACGGAATCCGGTGTGTCGATTGGTGAAGGCGCCGGTGTGAACGCGGGAACCCCGGTGATTGGCAACCGATTTGGTCAGGTTGCTGTCGGTGGTGAAGCCGGTCGGGGCGTACTGGGTGGCTACAACGTCGCGCTGGGCTACAAGTCGGGTGGCGATATTACCGGCGACGATACTGTGTCCATTGGCCGTGAGGCTGGTAGCCGAGTGGTGGGGGACCGTACGGTCAGCATTGGTTACGGTGCCAATAACCTGCCCGGCGAAACAGGCGCTGGTACTCCGGTTGCTCCGCCCGTCAAAGCCTCCAATGCCGTGGCAGTGGGTGACCGCTCCCGCTCGGGTGCGGACGGCTCGGTGGCCATGGGCTCGATGGCCACCGTGGTGGACTATGACATCGGCGGTATCGCCATCGGCAATAAAGCGCTGGTGTATGCAGGTACGTCGACTAAAGCGGCGGCAGGTGGGATTGCCTTGGGTGATCAGGCGCGTGTCACGCATGCCAATAGTGTGGCGATTGGTGCCAATGCCCATTCGGTAGAAACAACAGGTCTGGGCTATGGTGCGCCAACGGGTGCTTATCTGGCCTCCTCCAGTGTGTCCTTCGGTACTACTGATGCTCAGCGACGCTTGAGCAATGTGGCAGCGGGTCGACTGGATACGGATGCGGTCAACGTCAGCCAGCTGAAGGTGCTGCATACGGACCTTGAGTCCATCGTGGGTGGCAATCTGAAATGGGATAGCGATGGGGTGATTACCGGCCCATCCTTTGTCATCAAAGACGAAAATGGCAATGACCATACCTACACCTCGATTGGCTCCGCCTTTGAGGCCATGCGTACGGGTGTAGCCGGCATGATCGGCGGGCTGTCTGCCGTGACCTATTCCAATGCCGACCGCACCTTGATTGACCTGGACAGCAGTACCGGCGGTCCGGTACGGATCACGAATCTGGCAGCGGGCGTGGATGTGGACGATGCGGTCACCAAAGGTCAGCTCGATGGCCTGGAGTCCACGCTGATTGCCAACCGCCAACGCTACGTCAGCGTGAACTCGACCCAGAATCCGAACGTCAACAATAACGGTGCAACGGGTAATGATGCGATTGCCATCGGTGCCGTGGCGCGGGCTTCCGGTGTGGGCGGAACGGCCATTGGTTTGAACTCCTCTGCCGGTGGTTTGCAACAGGCCGACTACACCACGTCGTTGGGCTCTCATACCGAGGCTTCGGCTCGGGGCGCGACAGTAGTGGGTAGTGGCTCCTCGGCTGAGTCGGAAAGCTCCATGGCTTTGGGTCATGAGGCTCGTGTGGCTGATACCGCCAACTTCTCCACAGCCATTGGTTACAAGGCCGAAGTGATGGGGGATGGCCAAAACCAGACCCGTGGTGCGATTGCCTTTGGTGAACGTGCCCGCGTAACTCAGGAAGGCGGTCTGGCCTTCGGACGTAATGCCTACGATGAAGCGGTCGATGGTATTGCGATTGGTACCAGCTCCAGTGTTGATCGCGGCGCATCGCAGGGCGTGGCCATGGGGAGTGGCTCCAAGGCCTCGGGCAGTCAGTCAGTGGCTTTGGGCTCTCAGGCTTTTGTGGCTGGCAGTAACTCTCTGGCCCTGGGCCAGGGCAGCAAGACCCGTGCCAGCAACTCCGTGGGTGCCGGTTCGGGGGTCGAGGCTGATGGCTTCCGCTCCGTTGCCGTGGGTGACAAGGCCAAGGCAGGCTGGATCGAAGAAAAAACAGGTCCCAATGGCTTGATCGAACACATCATGCACGGCGAAGGGGCGATGAGCGTGGGCGCAGGCTCCAATGCCAAAGAGAATGGTGGCCTGGCGTTGGGTTTCAAGGCCGTTTCCGAAGGCGTGGATGCGTCGGCTCTGGGTACTAATGCCCAGGCTTTGGCAGCCGGGTCTCAGGCCTGGGGTAAAGACGCACGAGCCTCCGCCGAGAAGTCGATGGCCTTTGGTCAGGGTGCGATTGCCAATGAAAACGCCGTCCAGGGTCTGGCCCTGGGTGCGGGTGCGACGGTGTCGGCAAGCGGTGCGGTGGCTCTGGGTTCGGGGGCGGTGACTAACGCGGCTTACACCTCCTCGACTGCACGCTATACCGGCGCGGTGACTCAGGAAGCCCGGCAAGGCGTGGTGTCGATCGGTAATGGTTCAGAAAAGCGCCGTATTACCAATCTGGCTGGTGGTCAGGATCTGACTGACGCGGTGAACGTCGCTCAGTTGATCAAGCTGGACGAAGATCTGACGGCACTGGGGACCAACTACAGCGGCAATAACTTCAGCAGCGGTAACAGCAATACGACGATTCACAAGAATCTGGGACAACGCCTGGAGATTCTGGGTGGGGCGACGACCGCGGGTAACTACAGCGGTGCCAACCTGCGTACTCAGGTCCTGAACGGTCAGTTGCAGGTTCAGATTGCCGAAACCCCATTCTTCAAGGGTGCTGATATGGGCAGCCAGAAGATCACCAATGTGGCCAAGGGAACCACAGGGACCGATGCAGTGAATCTGAGCCAGTTGACGGAAGCCGAAGGCGGCTTGACTGCCAAGGGCATGGGTTTTGCTGCACAAAGCGGCACAGCCGTACATCGTGATTTGGGCCAGACGCTGACCATCAAGGGCAGCAATGCCAACCTGACTACTTCTACGGTGGGCGGCGATACGGTGCAAGTGGCTCTGAATGATGATCTGACACTGACCAGCGTCACCACGGGTGATACCGAGATGACGACCGCGGGAGTGAAGGTCAAGGGTGCCACAGGCAAACCTGATGTCATTCTGGGCAATACCGGCCTGACGATCGGGCAAGTCAATCTGACCAATGCCGGTCTGACCGCCTTCAATGTGGTGATCAATGACCAGGGCATCAATGCTGGTAATCAGAAGATTACCGGCGTGGCCAAAGGCGTTGCACCGACTGATGCAGTGAACGTCAGCCAGCTGGAAGGCCGTGATGATGGTCTGACCGCCAAGGGCATGAACTTTGCGGGCAGCACCGGCACGGCGGTGCATCGGGATCTGGGCGAGACGCTGAAGATTGTGGGCAGCAATAGCAATCTGAGCACCAGTGGCAACGGCACCGATACCTTGAGCATTGCCTTGAATGATGATCTGGACCTCAAGAGCGTGACCGTGAAAGGCACGGGTGGCGCTCCTGATGTGGTCATGAACAATCTGGGCTTTGCCATCGGGACGAACATTGCCTTGAGCAATGCCGGGCTGCGGGCTGGCAACGTGGTGGTGTCGGCAACGAACAATGACATCACGGGCCTGAGCAACCGTACTCTGACGGGGGCGAACTTTGCCAAGAGTGGTCGTGCCGCAACCGAAGAACAGCTGGATCTGGTGCGGGGTGAAACCCAGAATCTGGTGGATCGTGCCGTCAAGTACGACCTGAACCCGGATCAGTCAGTTAACTACGGCAAGGTCACCATGGCCGGCACCGAGTCTACCGACGGCGGCCGCACGGGGGGCACGGGTATCACCAATGTGGCGCGTGGTGATATCTCCGCCACCAGTACCGATGCAGTCAATGGCAGCCAGATTCACGATATGGGTGAAAGTATTGCCAGCGGCATGGGTGGTGGTTCCAAGTTCGAGAACGGCAAGCTGGTTACGGAGTTGAATGTAGGCGATAAAACCTACAACAACGTGAACGATGCCTTGGGTGGCTTGAATACCAAGGTAGAAAACGTGACCGAGCTGGCCAGCGCGGGCTGGAACATTCAGACCAATGGCGATACGGCCAGCAAGGTGGCCCCCAAGTCCACCGTGCAGTTCCTGAATGGCGACAACATCGAGATCTCGCGCTCCGGTACGGACGTGACGGTAGCCTTGGCGCAGGACATCAAGGTCAATAGCGTGGTGGCCAAGTCCGTCACTACCAACGAAGTGAAGATTGTCGATGGCCCAACCATGAATCAGCAGGGTATCGACATGCACGACAAGACCATCAGCAATCTGGCCGATGGTCAGGCACCGCAAGATGCCGTCAACGTGCGTCAGTTGAGCCAGGCAACATCCAACATCACTAACCAGTTCAACCATCTGGACCGTCGTATCGACAAGGTGGAGAACCGGGCGAGTGCGGGTGTGGCAGCGGCCATGGCGACGGCAGGTTTGCCGCAAGCCTATGTCCCAGGCAAGAGCATGTTCGCCGTCGCTGGTGGTGTATGGCGTGGTGAAAGTGGCTACGCCATGGGCTTGTCTACGGTGACCGATAGCGGTAGCTGGGTCCTGAAGGGCAACGTCGCGGGCTCTTCCCGTGGTGATTACGGTGGCTCGGTGGGCGTAGGGTACCAATGGTAA
- a CDS encoding sodium:solute symporter family protein codes for MQEAEFFTLSTTTAILLLVGFYGATFLMSLMIGQKKENVDGYMVSNSAVGFGLSAASMIATWVWAASFYASATSGYKYGLSGPLHYGLWGALMILFIYPFGRRFRQLAPQAHTLAEVLHARHGSSSQMIMAISNVVGSGISLMVNFTAAGALVSILSPLTFIQGVLIAGLGVLSYTLWSGFRASVMTDFAQLVAMILSAVVIIPLIFFNAGGPEMVQANWWRLDAEQANFYSTKAILEQGAPYFVAVLAYAIGNQTIAQRLFAVREDLIKPTFLTATIGYGAVVIGLGMLGLLALFTGLQPVDGNMNNIIPQMASTYLPPFGIALFFILVVGSLSSTADSDLAALSAIMMTDIYAKNIARGRPKPARMLWWGRITMVVATMVGVIFASLRLDILVMLVFVGALWGAIVFPVIVSFYWDRVTNKAFSWSVLCAVVLFTIVRFELIPIEGVVAVFYEVTASIGGGVVAGLMAFAFFRSRIAIAVGVIATAILLPNFIGFLREYIVLLGSLTAYGVSAVVCVAISLRSQERFDFSVLAERVQSFHYDDTPAASKQKAREPQQGEPASARA; via the coding sequence ATGCAAGAGGCGGAGTTTTTTACGCTTTCAACCACAACGGCCATATTGTTGCTGGTTGGCTTTTATGGCGCGACATTCCTGATGTCGCTCATGATCGGTCAAAAGAAAGAAAACGTGGACGGATACATGGTATCCAACAGTGCGGTGGGGTTTGGCCTGTCAGCGGCCAGCATGATTGCCACCTGGGTATGGGCGGCGTCGTTCTACGCCAGCGCAACGTCGGGCTACAAGTACGGCCTGTCCGGTCCCCTGCATTACGGGCTATGGGGTGCCTTGATGATTCTGTTCATCTACCCCTTCGGGCGACGCTTTCGCCAGCTGGCGCCGCAGGCACACACCCTGGCCGAAGTGCTGCATGCACGGCACGGCTCGTCCAGCCAGATGATTATGGCGATTTCCAACGTGGTGGGCAGTGGTATCAGCCTGATGGTGAACTTCACCGCCGCGGGTGCGTTGGTCTCGATCCTTAGCCCTCTGACATTTATTCAAGGTGTGCTGATTGCGGGTCTGGGTGTCTTGTCCTACACCTTGTGGTCGGGGTTCCGCGCCTCGGTGATGACGGACTTTGCCCAACTGGTTGCCATGATTTTGTCGGCCGTGGTCATTATTCCGTTGATCTTCTTTAACGCCGGTGGCCCGGAGATGGTGCAGGCCAACTGGTGGCGTCTGGACGCCGAGCAAGCCAACTTCTATTCCACCAAGGCGATTCTGGAGCAGGGTGCGCCCTACTTTGTGGCGGTACTGGCTTACGCGATTGGTAATCAGACCATCGCCCAGCGTTTGTTTGCCGTACGCGAGGACCTGATCAAACCCACTTTCCTGACCGCTACCATTGGCTACGGTGCCGTGGTGATTGGTCTGGGCATGTTGGGTCTGCTGGCTCTGTTCACCGGCTTGCAGCCTGTGGATGGAAACATGAACAACATCATCCCGCAGATGGCGTCCACTTACTTGCCGCCATTTGGCATTGCCCTGTTCTTCATCCTGGTGGTGGGCTCCTTGTCCTCCACGGCGGACTCGGACCTGGCTGCGCTGTCGGCCATCATGATGACGGACATTTACGCCAAGAACATTGCCCGTGGCCGTCCAAAACCAGCTCGCATGTTGTGGTGGGGCCGTATCACCATGGTGGTTGCCACGATGGTGGGCGTGATCTTCGCCAGCCTGCGTCTGGATATTCTGGTGATGCTGGTGTTTGTGGGTGCCTTGTGGGGCGCGATTGTGTTCCCGGTCATCGTCAGCTTCTACTGGGATCGTGTGACCAACAAGGCCTTTAGCTGGTCGGTCTTGTGTGCCGTCGTGCTGTTCACGATCGTGCGTTTTGAGCTGATTCCTATCGAAGGTGTGGTGGCGGTGTTCTACGAAGTGACCGCTTCGATTGGTGGTGGTGTGGTTGCCGGCCTGATGGCTTTTGCATTCTTCCGCAGCCGTATTGCGATTGCGGTGGGGGTGATTGCCACAGCGATTCTTTTGCCCAACTTCATCGGTTTCTTGCGTGAGTACATTGTTTTGTTGGGTTCCTTGACGGCTTACGGTGTCAGCGCGGTGGTGTGTGTGGCGATCAGCTTGCGTAGTCAGGAACGTTTTGATTTCTCTGTGCTTGCCGAGCGTGTGCAGTCGTTTCACTACGACGACACGCCCGCAGCGAGCAAGCAGAAAGCTCGTGAACCACAACAAGGCGAACCGGCCTCGGCTCGTGCCTGA
- a CDS encoding LysE family translocator: MQTYWPEFATLALIHFLAVIAPGPDFAVTIRQSVRLGRQAGIATAIGIGAGISVHVIYTLMGVGALLHSTPWLMSVAEVLGGTYLLYIGWGFLRQASTPMEVSLGQSDDGKPAAVSVRQSLTLGFMTNATNPKATLFFLAVFTTVVSASTPLTTQMLYGVWMCLVNAGWFIVVSLIFTNPRVRQRFLRMGTWFERVTGVLLLGFSLRLLVHAGQRILL; this comes from the coding sequence TTGCAAACCTATTGGCCAGAGTTCGCTACTCTGGCTTTGATTCATTTTTTGGCCGTTATTGCCCCTGGACCTGATTTTGCTGTCACCATCCGCCAAAGTGTGCGACTAGGCCGCCAGGCCGGTATTGCCACTGCCATTGGCATTGGCGCCGGAATCTCCGTGCATGTGATCTATACCTTGATGGGCGTGGGCGCCCTGCTGCACTCCACCCCTTGGCTGATGAGTGTGGCCGAGGTATTGGGCGGTACTTACCTGCTGTATATAGGCTGGGGATTTTTACGCCAGGCCAGCACACCCATGGAAGTGAGCCTGGGCCAGTCCGACGATGGCAAGCCCGCTGCCGTCAGTGTGCGCCAGTCCTTGACGCTGGGCTTCATGACCAATGCCACCAACCCCAAAGCCACGCTGTTCTTTCTGGCGGTGTTCACCACCGTGGTCAGCGCCAGCACACCGTTGACGACCCAGATGCTCTACGGCGTCTGGATGTGTCTGGTCAATGCGGGCTGGTTTATTGTGGTCAGCCTGATCTTTACCAATCCCCGCGTACGTCAGCGATTCCTGCGTATGGGGACCTGGTTCGAGCGTGTGACGGGCGTCCTGCTGCTGGGCTTCTCACTGCGTCTGCTGGTTCATGCAGGACAACGCATCCTGCTCTAG
- a CDS encoding 2OG-Fe(II) oxygenase, which produces MYLETERLQTEHMQSLLNGELLAIRLSRFIDAPTSQKLGEQIIDKGFDRYVNAPSIGRIGMAFYEAENQPERMASYFEGVFDNIDELRRRCAPYLSPIDVLRCTLDEVWPAGATLETLYGKKMYVGLSRVVQPDVHFLAHHDILAKDAPGNYQAISLQGQLAANVYLKMPEQGGELQIWQTELSPNEFDEMRGDSYGIHPDLLGAPEVQIRPGPGDLIIFNSRKMHAVTPGKGDLRLSLSCFVGYRGPAMPLTFWS; this is translated from the coding sequence ATGTATTTAGAGACCGAACGATTGCAGACTGAGCATATGCAGTCTCTGTTGAATGGCGAACTGCTGGCTATCCGCCTTTCCCGCTTCATTGATGCGCCCACCTCACAAAAGCTGGGCGAGCAAATCATAGATAAAGGCTTTGATCGCTATGTGAACGCCCCCAGCATCGGCCGCATTGGCATGGCTTTTTACGAAGCTGAAAACCAGCCTGAACGCATGGCCTCTTACTTCGAGGGGGTTTTTGACAATATCGACGAACTGCGTCGCCGTTGCGCTCCCTACCTGTCCCCGATTGATGTGCTGCGTTGCACGCTGGACGAAGTCTGGCCTGCCGGAGCCACGCTGGAGACGCTGTACGGAAAAAAGATGTATGTGGGTTTGTCGCGCGTGGTGCAGCCCGATGTGCACTTTCTGGCGCATCACGACATTTTGGCCAAGGACGCTCCCGGTAATTACCAGGCCATCAGTCTGCAAGGACAGTTGGCCGCCAATGTCTATTTGAAAATGCCTGAACAAGGAGGTGAACTGCAAATCTGGCAAACCGAACTGAGCCCGAATGAATTTGATGAAATGCGTGGCGACAGCTACGGCATTCATCCTGATTTATTGGGCGCCCCCGAAGTACAGATACGCCCCGGTCCGGGCGATCTGATTATTTTCAATTCTCGCAAAATGCATGCCGTCACCCCCGGCAAGGGCGATTTACGCCTGAGCCTGTCTTGCTTTGTGGGATATCGCGGCCCGGCCATGCCGCTGACCTTTTGGAGTTAA